The nucleotide window CGGAGCCGATTTCTCTCCGGTATTGAGACTGGGAGCTCGTTTGTGGAGTAAATCGAAGTGATGAATATGGTTCGGTTTGTATTTATGATGACTGCCATTGTCGCTCTGGCTTCGTGCAAAACCAACATCGGTGCAAGGAGCTCGCTATTGGTTGGTGCTGACGATATGCACAAGATAATTTATTATGCTACGCTGGCAGGAAGCTCGCATAATACTCAACCCTGGAGAGTTGAGGTTCTGGGCGATCGTGAAATAAGGGTCTTCGCCGATACTACACGTGTCTTGAATGTGATTGATCCGAAAAAGCGTGAATTATATATTTCTCTCGGAGCGTTTATTGAAAATCTTGATTTAGCGGCCGGAGCTTTGGGGTATGCCACGGAGGTACAGGTGTTGCCCCGCTCTGAACGAACTGCATGCGTCGCTGTCGTAGCTCTGAAGAGGGCTCGTCCTTCGGGCTTTGACTTACATTCGATTGTTGGGAGAAGAACGTTGCGGGTTTCGTTTCATACCGCGGATATTCGGAAAGAAGAGGTGGCAAGTATACTCGGAGATGATTGGCAAACTTCTTTCTTCGCAGCATCTACGGAGGAAGGGCGTTTTATCGCGAAGCAAACCCTGTCGGCTTACCGCCAGCAGTCAATGAATCGTGAAGCACAGGCTGAATTTGCCAGCTGGGTGCGTTTTTCTGATCGGGATGTGCGTCTAAGACAAGATGGGATTACAACAGCTGGGATGCAGATAAATGGCATTAAGGGGTTTGTGGTTCGAAACTTTTTCAAACCGGCAGATGCGGAGAAAAAACAGTTTGTCCAAGCGGGTATTGGAACGACGGAAAAGCAGGTGAATAATTGCGGTGGCTGGCTTGCTTTGACTAGTGTCGACAACTCGGTGCAGAGCTGGATAGATGTTGGTCGTCGTTACGAGCGAATGAATATTATATGTACATCATTGTGCATCGGATTTCAACCGATGAATCAGCTTGTTGAAGAACAGAACTTTCTGGAAAATGTGCAACACGAGCTCGGAAAGGGTGGAGAAATTCAGTTTGTTGCACGCATTGGCTATGTGATTGAGACTCCGTCTCCGGTCAGTCCACGTCGGTCGGTCGATAGCGTTGCGGTGTTTTACAAATAGGCTATCTGTCTTAAAGAATGTCAAGCTTATTGCGAAAGGAAATGCCGGCTCCTTATATTTGTGCTATAAACGATAGAAATATGAATCCATCATTTTATCAATTAAGTGCAAAATTGCTTCGGGGGCAGAAGGTCTCAATGGAAGAGTATAAAGGCAAAGTTGTGCTGGTGGTCAATACTGCAAGTCAGTGTGGATTGACGCCTCAATTTGAAGGGCTGGAGGCTCTTTATCAGAAATACAAGGAGAGAGGATTCGTTGTTTTGGGTTTTCCCTGTAAT belongs to Paludibacter jiangxiensis and includes:
- a CDS encoding Acg family FMN-binding oxidoreductase, which gives rise to MVRFVFMMTAIVALASCKTNIGARSSLLVGADDMHKIIYYATLAGSSHNTQPWRVEVLGDREIRVFADTTRVLNVIDPKKRELYISLGAFIENLDLAAGALGYATEVQVLPRSERTACVAVVALKRARPSGFDLHSIVGRRTLRVSFHTADIRKEEVASILGDDWQTSFFAASTEEGRFIAKQTLSAYRQQSMNREAQAEFASWVRFSDRDVRLRQDGITTAGMQINGIKGFVVRNFFKPADAEKKQFVQAGIGTTEKQVNNCGGWLALTSVDNSVQSWIDVGRRYERMNIICTSLCIGFQPMNQLVEEQNFLENVQHELGKGGEIQFVARIGYVIETPSPVSPRRSVDSVAVFYK